In Limanda limanda chromosome 23, fLimLim1.1, whole genome shotgun sequence, a genomic segment contains:
- the ptger2a gene encoding prostaglandin E receptor 2a (subtype EP2) — protein sequence MTPDTPDQCHYKHTIDPAGSPLISAIMFAMGIFGNVAALVILEIRRRRETRSGGASRRALFHVLITVLVLTDLAGTCLVSPLVQLAYSRNTTMEGMSPDTHSVCWYFGVTMTFFSLATLSLLFLMALERCFAIGYPYLYTRHVTKKCAYITIPSVFTLCMIFCLLPCAGFGIYVQYCPGTWCFIDMNPDRGEDRAYANLYATIMFLLVLAIVACNGFVVYQLFKMYQRRKRNGGSVMGTIRSNNDRRATSMAEEVEHLILLVFMTIIFIICTLPLVIRVYINSINSIKESHPLDLIALRFISINSIIDPWVFILLSPSVLHFFWAKACRAPIGASRGSMCQPSISKNNTTNIELSHNTPDYTAPFQSVENR from the exons ATGACTCCAGACACTCCAGACCAGTGCCATTACAAGCACACCATCGACCCAGCCGGCAGCCCGTTGATCAGCGCCATCATGTTCGCCATGGGCATCTTTGGCAACGTAGCTGCACTGGTGATCCTGGAGATCCGGCGGCGCAGAGAGACAAGGAGCGGGGGTGCGTCGCGGCGTGCGCTGTTTCACGTTCTCATCACGGTGCTGGTGCTCACCGACCTGGCCGGGACCTGCCTGGTCAGCCCACTGGTGCAGCTGGCATATTCACGCAACACCACCATGGAGGGGATGTCGCCTGATACACACAGTGTGTGCTGGTACTTTGGTGTCACCATGACCTTCTTCAGTCTGGCCACCCTGTCGCTCCTCTTCTTGATGGCGTTAGAGCGATGCTTTGCCATTGGATACCCCTACCTGTACACCCGGCATGTCACCAAGAAATGTGCCTATATCACCATCCCATCAGTGTTTACGTTATGTATGATATTCTGTCTCCTGCCTTGTGCCGGGTTTGGTATTTATGTTCAATACTGCCCTGGCACGTGGTGCTTCATTGACATGAACCCAGATCGAGGTGAGGACCGCGCCTACGCCAACCTGTACGCCACTATCATGTTCTTGCTGGTGTTGGCCATTGTGGCATGCAACGGTTTCGTGGTGTACCAGCTTTTCAAGATGTACCAACGCCGCAAGAGGAACGGCGGCTCGGTGATGGGAACCATAAGATCCAACAATGACCGCAGAGCGACGTCCATGGCCGAGGAGGTGGAGCACCTCATCCTGCTGGTGTTTAtgaccatcatcttcatcatatgCACGCTGCCCCTAGTG ATCCGGGTGTACATCAACTCCATAAACTCCATAAAAGAGTCTCACCCCTTGGACCTGATTGCCCTGCGCTTCATCTCCATCAACTCCATCATCGACCCCTGGgtgttcatcctcctctcccccagCGTGCTGCACTTTTTCTGGGCGAAGGCGTGCCGGGCCCCCATAGGAGCCTCCAGGGGCTCCATGTGTCAACCGTCCATCAGTAAAAACAATACCACTAACATCGAACTGTCTCACAACACGCCGGACTACACCGCCCCTTTTCAATCTGTGGAAAATCGATGA